Proteins encoded within one genomic window of Streptomyces sp. NBC_01314:
- a CDS encoding Lsr2 family protein, producing MAQKVQVLLVDDLDGGEADETVTFALDGKTYEIDLTTANADKLRGLLDAYVKGGRRTGGRASGGRGKARAATGGSQDTAAIRAWAKENGYEVNDRGRVPASIREAYEKANG from the coding sequence GTGGCACAGAAGGTTCAGGTCCTTCTTGTCGATGACCTCGACGGCGGCGAGGCGGACGAGACGGTGACGTTCGCGCTGGACGGCAAGACGTACGAGATCGACCTCACGACCGCCAACGCGGACAAGCTTCGCGGCCTTCTCGACGCCTACGTCAAGGGCGGCCGACGTACCGGAGGCCGTGCTTCGGGCGGGCGCGGCAAGGCCCGTGCCGCCACCGGCGGCAGCCAGGACACCGCGGCCATCCGCGCCTGGGCGAAGGAGAACGGCTACGAGGTCAACGACCGCGGCCGCGTCCCCGCCTCCATCCGCGAGGCCTACGAGAAGGCCAACGGCTGA
- a CDS encoding amino-acid N-acetyltransferase: MPATSPEVTPNAITVRRARTSDVPHVRRLLDSFVQRRILLDKATVTLYEDIQEFWVAERGVGPDAEVVGCGALHVMWEDLAEVRTLAVNPDAKGLGVGHQLLEKLLDTARWLGVRRVFCLTFEVEFFAKHGFVEIGETPVDTDVYAELLRSYDEGVAEFLGLERVKPNTLGNSRMLLHL; the protein is encoded by the coding sequence ATGCCAGCAACGAGTCCCGAAGTCACCCCCAATGCCATCACCGTCAGGCGGGCTCGGACCAGCGATGTCCCGCACGTGCGCCGCCTCCTCGACTCGTTCGTCCAGCGCCGCATCCTGCTCGACAAAGCGACGGTCACGCTTTACGAGGACATCCAGGAGTTCTGGGTCGCGGAACGGGGCGTCGGCCCGGACGCGGAGGTCGTGGGCTGCGGTGCGCTGCACGTGATGTGGGAAGACCTCGCGGAAGTCCGCACTCTCGCGGTGAACCCGGACGCCAAGGGTCTCGGTGTCGGTCACCAGTTGCTGGAAAAGTTGCTCGACACCGCTCGCTGGCTGGGTGTTCGACGGGTTTTCTGTCTGACCTTCGAAGTCGAGTTCTTCGCGAAGCACGGCTTCGTGGAGATCGGTGAGACTCCGGTCGACACCGATGTCTACGCGGAGCTGCTGCGTTCCTATGACGAGGGCGTCGCGGAGTTCCTCGGTCTCGAACGAGTGAAACCGAACACCTTGGGCAACAGCCGGATGCTTCTGCATCTGTGA
- a CDS encoding BlaI/MecI/CopY family transcriptional regulator, with product MTRVWKWNRPVTVREVLEDLQQERSIAYTTVMTVLDNLHQKGWVRREAEGRAYRYEAVSTRAAYSAALMNEAWSQSDNPAAALVAFFGMMSEEQRQALTDAVRMVEGPEPAKPEPAAPAAPLVETPVETPVETAGESAESSGETQGTPGESPDLPGR from the coding sequence ATGACGCGGGTGTGGAAGTGGAACCGCCCGGTGACCGTTCGGGAAGTCCTGGAAGACCTCCAGCAGGAACGGTCCATCGCGTACACCACGGTGATGACCGTTCTGGACAATCTCCATCAGAAGGGCTGGGTGCGCCGGGAGGCGGAAGGCCGGGCCTATCGATATGAGGCGGTCTCCACTCGCGCCGCCTACTCGGCCGCACTGATGAACGAAGCCTGGTCGCAGAGCGACAACCCCGCGGCTGCTCTCGTCGCCTTCTTCGGGATGATGAGCGAGGAGCAGCGGCAGGCGCTCACCGACGCCGTACGCATGGTGGAGGGCCCCGAGCCCGCCAAACCCGAACCGGCCGCGCCCGCCGCCCCGCTCGTCGAAACCCCTGTTGAAACCCCTGTTGAAACGGCCGGCGAATCCGCCGAATCGTCCGGCGAAACACAGGGGACCCCCGGCGAATCCCCGGATCTCCCCGGGCGATAG
- a CDS encoding type III pantothenate kinase: MLLTIDVGNTHTVLGLFDGEDIVEHWRISTDARRTADELAVLLQGLMGMHPLLGEELGDGIDGIAICATVPSVLHELREVTRRYYGDVPAVLVEPGVKTGVPILTDNPKEVGADRIINAVAAVELYGGPAVVVDFGTATTFDAVSARGEYVGGVIAPGIEISVEALGVKGAQLRKIEVARPRSVIGKNTVEAMQSGIIYGFAGQVDGVVGRMVRELADDPEDVTVIATGGLAPMVLGESSVIDEHEPWLTLIGLRLVYERNVSRL; this comes from the coding sequence ATGCTGCTGACGATCGACGTGGGCAACACCCACACCGTCCTCGGTCTGTTCGACGGCGAGGACATCGTCGAACACTGGCGCATCTCCACCGACGCGCGCCGCACCGCCGACGAACTGGCGGTCCTCCTCCAGGGCCTCATGGGCATGCACCCGCTCCTCGGCGAGGAACTGGGCGACGGCATCGACGGCATCGCGATCTGCGCGACCGTCCCGTCCGTCCTGCACGAGCTCCGCGAGGTGACCCGCCGCTACTACGGCGACGTCCCGGCGGTCCTCGTCGAGCCGGGTGTGAAGACGGGCGTCCCGATCCTGACGGACAACCCCAAGGAGGTCGGCGCCGACCGCATCATCAACGCCGTCGCCGCCGTCGAGCTGTACGGCGGCCCGGCCGTCGTCGTGGACTTCGGTACGGCCACGACGTTCGACGCGGTCAGCGCGCGCGGCGAGTACGTCGGCGGCGTCATCGCCCCCGGCATCGAGATCTCCGTCGAGGCCCTGGGCGTCAAGGGGGCCCAGCTCCGCAAGATCGAGGTCGCCCGCCCCCGCAGCGTCATCGGCAAGAACACCGTCGAGGCCATGCAGTCCGGCATCATCTACGGCTTCGCCGGCCAGGTCGACGGGGTGGTGGGCCGCATGGTCCGCGAGCTCGCCGACGATCCCGAGGACGTGACGGTCATCGCGACGGGTGGCCTGGCACCGATGGTGTTGGGCGAGTCCTCCGTGATCGACGAGCACGAGCCCTGGCTGACGCTGATCGGGCTGCGGCTGGTGTACGAGCGGAACGTGTCGCGTCTCTGA